Proteins co-encoded in one Carassius auratus strain Wakin unplaced genomic scaffold, ASM336829v1 scaf_tig00031692, whole genome shotgun sequence genomic window:
- the LOC113080584 gene encoding SLAM family member 9-like, translating into MFHVFVLFCLCSCRLIGVFGAEANKMLSVSVMEGDSVTLNTDVTEFNVGRIVWKFGAEKSLIAMIKRNKQNSTSDVLDERFRDRLKLDRQTGSLTITNITTQHAGLYEVNINGAKRLTKTFNVSVYAQVSVPVISRNSSQCSSPSSSSSSQQNCSLLCSVVNVSHVTLSWYKGNSLLSSISVSDLSISLSLPLEVEYQEKNSYSCVINNPITNQTTHLNITELCQQCADQGLPLLYVVLISAAGSLLIVAAVVMCCICRKLSKNDREGKCQ; encoded by the exons AtgtttcatgtgtttgttttgttctgtttgtgctcGTGCCGTCTGATTG gtgtgtttggtgctgaAGCAAACAAAATGctttcagtgtcagtgatggagggagattctgtcactctaaacactgatgttactgaaTTTAATGTCGGCAGGATAGTGTGGAAATTTGGAGCTGAAAAGTCTCTCATAGCAATGATCAAAAGGAACAAACAAAACTCTACATCTGATGTtcttgatgagagattcagagacagactgaagctggacagacagactggatctctgaccatcacaaacatcacaactcaacacgctgGACTCTATGAAGTAAATATAAATGGAGCGAAACGGTTAACAAAAacattcaatgtttctgtctatg cTCAGgtgtctgttcctgtcatcagcagaaactcttcacaatgttcatctccatcatcatcatcttcatcacagcagaattgttcattgttgtgttcagtggtgaatgtgagtcatgtgactctctcctggtacaaaggaaacagtttattgtccagcatcagtgtgtctgatctcagcatcagtctctctctacctctggaggtggaatatcaggagaaaaacagctacagctgtgtgatcaacaatcccatcacaaaccagaccacacatctcaacATTACTGAACTCTGTCAACAATGTGCAG ATCAGGGACTACCTTTATTATACGTAGTGTTGATTtctgctgctggatctctgttgattgtagctGCAGTCGTGATGTGCTGCATCTGCAGGAAACTTAGTAAAAATGACAGAGAAGGCAAGTGtcaataa